The Diaminobutyricimonas aerilata nucleotide sequence GTCGGCGAATCCGATGTACCAGTCCGGCTGCGTACCGGCCGAGACGGGGGAGGGGTCGTACGGGCCGTAGTTCCAGATCGGGTTGATCGTCACGAGCGACGCGATGAGCGCGATGACGCCGAACACGATGAAGAAGAAGCCGCCGGCCTTCGCCGCGAACACCGGCATGATCGGCACGCCGACGACGTTCTCGTTCGTGCGGCCGGGGCCGGCGAACTGGGTGTGCTTGTTCACGATCAGCAGCAGCATGTGCACGCCGAGCGCGGCCACCAGGATGGCGGGCAGCAGCAGGATGTGCAGCACGTACAGGCGCGCGACGATGTCGGTTCCCGGGAACTCGCCGCCGAAGAGCAGGTACGAGATCCAGGTCCCGACGACCGGGAGGCCCTTGACCATGCCGTCGATGATGCGCAGACCGTTGCCGGAGAGCAGGTCGTCGGGAAGCGAGTATCCGGTGAAGCCCTCGGCCATGGCCAGGATGAACAGCACGAAGCCGATCAGCCAGTTGATCTCACGCGGCTTGCGGAACGCACCGGTGAAGAACACGCGCAGCATGTGCAGCACGATCGAGGCCACGAAGAGCAGGGCCGCCCAGTGGTGGATCTGCCGCATGAGCAGACCGCCGCGGATGTCGAAGCTGATGTCGAGCGACGACGCGTAGGCGATCGACATCTCGATGCCGCGCATCGGCGCGTACGACCCCTCGTACTCCACCTCGACCATCGAGGGCTGGAAGAAGAACGTCAGGAACGTGCCCGAGAGCAGGATGACGACGAAGCTGTAGAGCGCCACCTCGCCGAGCATGAACGACCAGTGGTCGGGGAAGATCTTGCGACCCAGCTCCTTGACCAGTCCCGACATGCTCGTGCGCTCGTCGATGTAGTTCGCCGCCCACCCGGTGAACCGGGTACCGCGGCTCGGCACGACCGGACGCGACGGCGCTTGCGCCTGCGGGGTCGTGGTGGTGGTGGGGTTCTCTGTGGTGGTCACAGCTCGCGCTCCCAGAAGGACGGCCCGACGGGCTCGGTGAAGTCGCTCTGCGCGATGAGGTAGCCCTCGTCGTCGACCGCGATCGGCAGCTGCGGAAGCGGCCGCGCCGCCGGGCCGAAGATGACCTTCGCCTGGTCGGAGACGTCGAACTGCGACTGGTGGCAGGGGCAGAGCAAGTGGTGGGTGTGCTGCTCGTAGAGGGCAACGGGGCATCCGACATGGGTGCAGATCTTGGAGTAGGCGACGATGCCGTCGTACGACCAGGACTTGCGGTCCTCGGACTCCTTGAGCTCTGCGGGGTTCATGCGGACGAGGAGCACGGCCGCCTTGGCCTTCTCCTCCAGCTTGTGGTGGGACTCGTTGAGCCCCTCCGGGATCACGTGGAA carries:
- a CDS encoding cytochrome b produces the protein MTTTENPTTTTTPQAQAPSRPVVPSRGTRFTGWAANYIDERTSMSGLVKELGRKIFPDHWSFMLGEVALYSFVVILLSGTFLTFFFQPSMVEVEYEGSYAPMRGIEMSIAYASSLDISFDIRGGLLMRQIHHWAALLFVASIVLHMLRVFFTGAFRKPREINWLIGFVLFILAMAEGFTGYSLPDDLLSGNGLRIIDGMVKGLPVVGTWISYLLFGGEFPGTDIVARLYVLHILLLPAILVAALGVHMLLLIVNKHTQFAGPGRTNENVVGVPIMPVFAAKAGGFFFIVFGVIALIASLVTINPIWNYGPYDPSPVSAGTQPDWYIGFADGMLRLIPPHWEFILFGWTFSMNIIVPVVILGGFIVLIAVYPFIEAWITGDRREHHIADRPRNAPTRTAIGAAGIVFYCVMFAAASSDLMATHFALSIEGVIHTMQVLLIVGPIIAFIVAKRICLALQRKDREIALHGYESGRIVRLPGGEYIEVHQQLDEYERWRLVSFEENRPHMIRPDSRGRIGVGQRVRAGLSRWFFEDRIAPVTKGEIEVAAHHGDGGHH